One Nitrospina watsonii DNA segment encodes these proteins:
- a CDS encoding Trm112 family protein, with translation MEFDKELLEFLACPKCKGDLKLTDPSDGLVCDACKLKYPIRDGIPIMLMNEAEDLTRTGNTPKSI, from the coding sequence ATGGAATTTGATAAAGAGCTGCTTGAATTTCTGGCCTGCCCCAAATGCAAGGGTGATTTGAAACTGACCGACCCGTCGGACGGCCTGGTCTGCGATGCCTGCAAACTGAAATACCCCATCCGGGACGGCATCCCCATCATGCTGATGAACGAAGCCGAAGACCTGACCAGAACCGGCAACACCCCAAAATCAATTTAA
- a CDS encoding FAD-binding protein: MIKHDVLIVGAGLAGMRAALEVCKELDVGILSKVYPSRSHSGAAQGGIAAALANSEDDSWEEHMFDTVKGGDYLNDQDAVEEYCRSASKVIYELEHFGCVFSRMEDGRIAQRSFGGHSKPRACFSADRTGHAILHALHEQVLKNSKSIKIYSEWYLHELIIHDNRCQGVVVSDIRTGEVEVIQAKAVIMATGGYGRVFQITTNAFASTADGAIAALRAGVPLEDPEFVQFHPSGLWRQGILFSEAARGEGGYLLNGAGERFMEKYAPSRMELAPRDIVARAEQSEIDEGRGVNGEDYIHLDLRHLGEKRIMERLPQIRQLGIDFIGVDCVKDPLPIQPSAHYSMGGIPTNIHGQVVRDADNTPVAGFFAAGECACVSVHGANRLGTNSLLDATVFGERAGRAALEYGRGAAFDGINEGQEKARVLKSVEEIFQREGTESYNDIRNEMKQTMMRLCGVFRDEQKLTECVAAMQALQVRFKKGKVTDKGKVFNSELYEIIELGNMLVMAEIIATAALHRKESRGGHYRTDFSKRDDENYLHHTLVYSKDGGLDLKPKPVVVTRFQPKERTY, from the coding sequence TTGATTAAGCACGACGTATTGATAGTGGGGGCGGGACTGGCCGGGATGCGCGCCGCCCTGGAAGTGTGCAAGGAACTGGATGTCGGTATCCTCAGCAAGGTCTATCCTTCGCGCTCGCACAGCGGCGCTGCGCAGGGGGGCATTGCCGCCGCACTGGCGAACTCCGAGGACGATTCCTGGGAAGAGCACATGTTCGACACCGTCAAGGGCGGTGACTATCTGAACGATCAGGACGCGGTTGAGGAATATTGCAGGTCCGCCTCCAAAGTGATCTACGAACTGGAGCATTTCGGCTGCGTGTTCAGCCGCATGGAAGACGGGCGCATCGCCCAGCGCAGTTTCGGCGGGCATTCCAAGCCGCGCGCGTGCTTTTCCGCAGACCGCACGGGACACGCCATCCTGCATGCGCTCCACGAACAGGTGCTGAAAAACAGCAAGTCGATCAAGATATATTCCGAGTGGTACCTGCACGAGTTGATCATCCACGACAACCGTTGCCAGGGTGTGGTGGTCAGCGATATCCGCACCGGCGAGGTGGAGGTGATCCAGGCCAAGGCGGTGATCATGGCCACCGGCGGCTACGGTCGCGTGTTCCAGATCACCACCAACGCGTTCGCCAGCACCGCCGACGGGGCCATCGCCGCATTGCGCGCCGGAGTGCCTCTGGAGGATCCGGAGTTCGTGCAGTTTCATCCATCGGGATTGTGGCGGCAGGGGATTTTGTTTTCGGAAGCCGCACGCGGCGAGGGCGGGTACCTGCTCAACGGTGCGGGCGAGCGTTTCATGGAAAAATATGCGCCGTCGCGCATGGAACTGGCGCCGCGCGACATCGTGGCCCGGGCCGAGCAGAGCGAGATCGATGAAGGCCGTGGCGTGAACGGCGAGGATTACATCCATCTCGACCTGCGTCACCTCGGCGAAAAAAGGATTATGGAACGGCTGCCGCAGATCCGGCAGTTGGGCATCGATTTCATCGGCGTCGATTGTGTGAAGGATCCGCTGCCTATCCAGCCTTCGGCGCATTACTCGATGGGCGGCATCCCGACCAACATTCACGGCCAGGTGGTGCGCGATGCCGACAACACCCCGGTGGCAGGATTTTTTGCGGCGGGCGAATGCGCCTGTGTCTCGGTACACGGGGCCAACCGGCTGGGCACCAATTCCCTTTTGGATGCCACCGTCTTTGGAGAACGTGCGGGACGCGCCGCCCTCGAATATGGCCGTGGCGCGGCATTTGACGGCATCAACGAAGGGCAGGAAAAGGCCCGCGTGCTGAAATCCGTCGAGGAAATCTTCCAACGCGAGGGCACGGAAAGTTACAATGATATCCGTAACGAAATGAAGCAGACCATGATGCGGCTTTGCGGCGTGTTCCGCGATGAACAGAAACTCACGGAATGTGTGGCCGCCATGCAGGCCTTGCAGGTGCGGTTCAAAAAAGGCAAGGTCACGGACAAGGGCAAGGTGTTCAATTCCGAGTTGTATGAAATCATCGAGCTGGGTAACATGTTGGTGATGGCGGAAATCATCGCCACCGCCGCACTCCACCGCAAGGAAAGCCGGGGCGGCCATTACCGCACCGATTTTTCCAAACGCGATGATGAAAACTACCTGCACCACACACTGGTCTATTCAAAAGACGGCGGGCTGGATCTGAAACCCAAGCCGGTCGTCGTCACCCGTTTTCAACCCAAGGAAAGAACGTACTGA
- a CDS encoding TIGR04282 family arsenosugar biosynthesis glycosyltransferase, which translates to MGVSSKKALILFARDPELGKVKTRLQSSLDAETTYRLYLRILADSVAKVCAVEGVDRFIGVYPSHQSGFFDAVVASGRAQTFPQEGDDLGMRMRHAFEHRFAEGYETVVIIGSDSPTLPAAYIRQALDSDRDAMLGPSADGGYYLIGMNRRVTDVFEGVRWGSGHVLTETLARLKAAEAGLTLLPVWYDVDRPEDLRFLKTHLEYLEHSGIGAYSETLRFLQQLNWETVA; encoded by the coding sequence GTGGGTGTTTCCAGTAAAAAGGCGTTGATCCTGTTCGCCCGGGACCCGGAGCTGGGCAAGGTGAAGACGCGACTGCAAAGCAGCCTCGATGCCGAGACCACGTACCGGCTTTACCTGCGGATTCTCGCGGACAGCGTCGCCAAAGTTTGTGCGGTGGAAGGGGTGGATCGTTTCATCGGCGTGTACCCGTCGCATCAATCCGGTTTCTTCGATGCCGTGGTGGCGTCGGGGCGGGCGCAGACGTTTCCGCAGGAGGGGGATGATCTGGGCATGCGCATGCGTCATGCCTTTGAACATCGCTTCGCTGAAGGCTACGAGACGGTGGTGATCATCGGCTCCGACAGCCCGACGTTGCCCGCGGCCTACATCCGGCAGGCGCTGGACTCGGACCGGGATGCGATGCTGGGACCGAGCGCCGACGGCGGTTATTACCTGATCGGCATGAACCGCCGGGTGACCGATGTGTTCGAGGGCGTGCGGTGGGGGTCCGGGCACGTCTTGACGGAAACCCTGGCGCGATTGAAAGCGGCGGAAGCCGGACTCACGTTGTTGCCTGTATGGTATGATGTCGATCGTCCGGAAGACCTGCGATTTCTCAAGACCCACCTTGAATATCTGGAGCATTCCGGGATCGGCGCGTACTCCGAAACGTTGCGTTTTCTTCAACAATTGAACTGGGAAACTGTTGCATGA
- a CDS encoding enoyl-CoA hydratase-related protein: MNDTTHLSQIVEDSTAVLTLNNPPVNALSCAVLNELAHRIQQIAADPDIRTVVIHSALPKFFSAGANIQELAALRNSREGQVYAERGQAVLHQIEHLPKPAIAAIEGVCLGGGLELALACPLRIATTASRLGLPEVNLGLLPGFGGTVRLARLLGTTQAMNMILLAKEIDGAEAARLGIVHQVVKPGTALETALELARQIQSKSPASVAAILCTLLPRDDTLEKHAFEKEARLFGARFDTEDAKEGIRAFLEKRVPQFQGR, encoded by the coding sequence ATGAACGACACCACGCATCTGTCGCAGATCGTCGAAGACAGCACCGCCGTCTTGACCCTCAACAACCCGCCGGTCAACGCACTGAGCTGCGCCGTGCTCAATGAACTGGCCCATCGCATCCAACAGATCGCCGCCGATCCCGACATCCGCACGGTGGTGATCCACAGCGCCCTGCCCAAATTTTTCTCCGCCGGGGCGAACATCCAGGAACTCGCCGCCCTCCGCAATTCAAGAGAAGGCCAGGTGTATGCCGAGCGCGGCCAGGCGGTCCTCCATCAGATCGAACATTTGCCGAAACCCGCCATCGCCGCCATCGAAGGCGTCTGCCTGGGCGGCGGGTTGGAGCTGGCACTGGCCTGCCCATTGCGCATCGCCACCACCGCCTCACGGCTGGGCCTGCCGGAAGTGAACCTGGGGCTGCTGCCCGGTTTCGGCGGCACCGTGCGCCTGGCGCGCCTATTGGGCACCACGCAGGCGATGAACATGATTTTGCTGGCGAAGGAAATCGACGGCGCGGAAGCGGCGAGACTGGGCATCGTCCACCAGGTGGTCAAACCCGGCACTGCGCTGGAAACGGCGTTGGAGCTGGCGCGGCAGATTCAATCGAAAAGTCCGGCATCGGTGGCCGCCATCCTCTGCACGCTGCTGCCCCGCGACGACACGCTGGAAAAGCACGCATTCGAAAAAGAAGCGCGCCTGTTCGGCGCCCGTTTCGATACCGAGGACGCGAAGGAAGGCATCCGTGCGTTTCTGGAAAAACGCGTGCCGCAATTTCAAGGCAGGTGA
- a CDS encoding SLC13 family permease yields MFTERFLIRKKLALIAGGLALFGLIVASPPLAGLTADAQKMAAVALLMGILWIGEAIPIPATALIPLVLYPLLGILPSKDVAPHYANHLVFLFLGGFMIALAMERWNLHKRIALVIIRAIGGSPSRIVLGFMVATAFLSMWISNTATTMMMLPVGMAVVRQIAAQTRSTNGDEADTATIEKRFGLVLMLGLAYAASIGGVGTLIGTPPNIVFAGFYKTSFPDHPDITFTDWMGYALPVVFVFLPLVWFLLCRFAAGCSIFDLKVGDGAKGVIDRELAALGTMSRAEKFVGGVFVVTAFLWIFRKPIPIGDLRIPGWSEGFPWASYLHDATVAVVMGLILLIVPVGYPNGMMREQRREFFVLDWNTVQQGVPWGILLLFGGGFALAAGFRETGLDVWIGEHIAAGGSVMPLWALILVLCLGITFLTEFSSNTATATMILPVIAGAAAGMPYPPLLLMIPVTLSASFAFMMPVATPPNAIVFGSGWVTIPQMAKVGFFFNLIGAALVTLVMLFVVQALVP; encoded by the coding sequence ATGTTTACGGAAAGATTCCTGATTCGAAAAAAGCTGGCGTTGATCGCCGGGGGGCTGGCGTTGTTCGGTCTCATCGTGGCCAGTCCGCCGCTCGCCGGGCTGACGGCAGACGCGCAGAAGATGGCGGCCGTCGCCCTGTTGATGGGCATCCTCTGGATCGGCGAAGCCATCCCCATTCCCGCCACCGCACTGATCCCGCTGGTGCTGTACCCGTTGCTCGGCATCCTGCCCAGCAAAGACGTTGCGCCGCACTACGCCAACCACCTCGTGTTCCTGTTTCTCGGTGGTTTCATGATCGCGCTGGCGATGGAACGCTGGAACCTGCACAAACGCATCGCCCTGGTCATCATCCGCGCCATCGGCGGCAGTCCCAGTAGAATTGTGCTTGGCTTCATGGTGGCGACGGCGTTTCTCTCGATGTGGATTTCCAATACGGCAACGACGATGATGATGCTGCCCGTGGGCATGGCGGTGGTGCGGCAGATCGCCGCGCAGACGCGCAGCACCAATGGGGACGAGGCCGACACGGCGACGATTGAAAAACGCTTTGGCCTCGTACTCATGCTGGGCCTGGCCTACGCCGCCAGCATCGGCGGTGTCGGCACCCTCATCGGCACGCCGCCCAACATCGTTTTCGCCGGGTTTTACAAGACCAGTTTTCCCGATCACCCCGACATCACCTTCACCGACTGGATGGGGTACGCCCTGCCGGTGGTCTTCGTGTTCCTGCCATTGGTGTGGTTTCTGTTGTGCCGCTTCGCGGCGGGCTGTTCGATCTTCGATTTGAAAGTGGGCGACGGCGCGAAAGGCGTGATCGATCGCGAGCTGGCGGCGCTGGGCACGATGAGCCGCGCTGAAAAATTTGTCGGCGGCGTGTTTGTGGTGACGGCCTTTCTGTGGATCTTTCGCAAACCCATTCCCATCGGCGACCTCCGGATTCCCGGCTGGTCCGAGGGATTCCCGTGGGCGTCGTACCTGCACGACGCCACGGTGGCGGTGGTGATGGGGTTGATCCTGTTGATCGTGCCGGTGGGATACCCGAACGGCATGATGCGCGAACAACGCCGCGAGTTTTTTGTTCTCGACTGGAACACGGTGCAGCAAGGCGTGCCGTGGGGCATCCTGCTGTTGTTCGGAGGCGGCTTTGCGCTGGCAGCGGGGTTCCGCGAAACCGGACTGGATGTGTGGATCGGCGAGCACATCGCCGCAGGCGGCAGCGTGATGCCGCTGTGGGCATTGATCCTGGTGCTGTGCCTGGGGATCACCTTCCTCACCGAGTTTTCGTCCAACACCGCCACCGCGACCATGATTTTGCCGGTCATCGCCGGGGCGGCGGCGGGCATGCCGTATCCGCCTTTGCTGCTCATGATTCCGGTCACGCTGTCGGCCTCGTTCGCGTTCATGATGCCGGTGGCGACGCCGCCCAACGCCATTGTGTTCGGCAGCGGCTGGGTGACCATTCCGCAGATGGCGAAGGTGGGATTCTTTTTCAACCTGATCGGTGCGGCTCTGGTTACTTTGGTGATGCTGTTCGTGGTGCAGGCGTTGGTGCCTTAG
- the gcvPB gene encoding aminomethyl-transferring glycine dehydrogenase subunit GcvPB translates to MAHAENMKTGIQGLMFEEPPVFELGSPGRKAYSLPGSSIPEVELETLLPPDEIRSPIDHLPELSELDVVRHYTRLSQWNFSIDSTFYPLGSCTMKYNPKINEDMARLAGFAQNHPYAPESLCQGSLRLLHELQESLREISGMDAVSLQPAAGAHGEMTGMLAIRAYHQAKGNKRSKVLMPDSAHGTNPASCTLCGYDVVHIPSNAEGLIDIDKLRHLMDEDTAAIMLTNPNTLGMFEKNILEITEIVHGKGGLVYCDGANLNALMGVCKVGDMGVDVLHFNLHKTFSTPHGGGGPGAGPVGVKKILEPFLPVPQVEHRNGQYVLDYDRPQSIGKVRAFYGNFGILLRAYVYIRTLGPDGLREACESAVLNANYIKARLQDTYFLPYPGPSLHECVFNDRNQLKQNVKTMDIAKALIDKGFHPPTVYFPLIVKGAMMVEPTETESKETIDHFIQAMKEIAKQAESDPESFHAAPYLSKVSRPDEARAARHPKLRWKPAA, encoded by the coding sequence ATGGCACATGCGGAAAATATGAAAACCGGCATCCAGGGACTGATGTTCGAGGAACCCCCGGTGTTTGAACTGGGCTCCCCCGGACGCAAAGCCTATTCCCTGCCTGGCAGCAGCATCCCCGAAGTGGAACTCGAAACCCTGCTGCCGCCGGACGAAATCCGCAGTCCCATCGATCACCTGCCGGAGTTGTCGGAACTCGACGTGGTGCGCCACTACACCCGTCTTTCGCAATGGAATTTCAGCATCGACAGCACGTTCTATCCGTTGGGATCGTGCACCATGAAATACAACCCGAAGATCAACGAAGACATGGCGCGCCTCGCCGGCTTTGCGCAGAATCACCCGTACGCGCCGGAATCCCTGTGCCAGGGCAGCCTGCGCCTCCTGCACGAATTGCAGGAATCCCTGCGCGAGATCAGCGGCATGGATGCCGTCAGCCTGCAACCGGCCGCCGGTGCGCACGGCGAAATGACCGGCATGCTCGCCATCCGTGCGTATCATCAAGCTAAAGGTAACAAGCGCAGCAAGGTGCTGATGCCCGACTCGGCGCACGGCACCAACCCCGCCAGCTGCACCCTGTGCGGGTACGATGTCGTCCACATCCCTTCCAACGCGGAAGGCCTGATCGATATCGACAAGCTGCGCCACCTGATGGACGAAGACACCGCCGCCATCATGCTCACCAACCCCAACACGCTGGGCATGTTTGAGAAAAACATTCTGGAGATCACCGAGATCGTCCACGGCAAAGGCGGCCTCGTCTATTGCGACGGCGCCAACCTGAATGCATTGATGGGCGTCTGCAAAGTGGGCGACATGGGCGTCGATGTGCTCCATTTCAATCTGCACAAAACCTTTTCCACGCCGCACGGCGGCGGTGGGCCGGGTGCGGGTCCGGTCGGCGTCAAAAAAATCCTGGAACCGTTTCTGCCGGTGCCGCAGGTCGAACACCGCAACGGACAGTACGTGCTCGACTACGACCGGCCGCAAAGCATCGGCAAGGTGCGCGCCTTTTACGGCAATTTCGGCATCCTGCTACGCGCTTATGTCTATATCCGCACGCTCGGACCGGACGGCCTGCGCGAAGCCTGCGAATCGGCGGTGCTCAACGCCAACTACATCAAGGCCCGCTTGCAGGACACCTACTTCCTGCCCTATCCCGGGCCCAGCCTGCACGAATGCGTGTTCAACGACCGCAACCAGCTCAAGCAGAACGTGAAGACGATGGACATCGCCAAGGCGCTCATCGACAAGGGCTTCCATCCGCCGACGGTGTACTTCCCGCTGATCGTCAAGGGCGCCATGATGGTCGAGCCGACGGAGACCGAATCGAAAGAAACGATCGACCACTTCATTCAGGCGATGAAGGAGATCGCCAAACAGGCGGAGTCCGACCCCGAAAGCTTCCACGCCGCGCCGTATCTGTCCAAGGTGTCGCGCCCGGACGAAGCCCGTGCCGCCCGTCATCCCAAACTGCGCTGGAAACCCGCGGCCTGA
- a CDS encoding CoB--CoM heterodisulfide reductase iron-sulfur subunit B family protein, with protein MKFALFTGCVSKGATRELMLATTKSAQALGIDFVEMKSAACCGAGVLSEKNPTLTDALNARSLAIAEERGLDLITICSTCQGNLKKTECNLNDGGEYKDRINYILKEGGHQYQGDKIQIKHFSNILATEEGKQRLRENIKRPLTGLKAAAFYGCYVLRPSGLSEYDDPDNPTELEELFELLGATPVYYDNRIKCCGFPIVMMNKEASHAMAGNALIDAAEQGADCVVTGCPLCHLSLDSYQPEIENLREAGYVMPILHLPQLVALALGFSPEEIGMDSHIVSTTGIDRILKQHA; from the coding sequence ATGAAGTTTGCATTGTTTACCGGGTGCGTGTCGAAAGGCGCGACCCGCGAGTTGATGTTGGCCACGACCAAATCCGCCCAGGCGCTGGGCATCGATTTCGTGGAGATGAAAAGCGCCGCCTGCTGCGGCGCGGGGGTGCTGTCCGAGAAAAATCCGACGCTCACCGACGCCCTCAATGCGCGCAGCTTGGCCATCGCCGAGGAACGGGGGCTGGACCTGATCACCATTTGCTCCACCTGTCAGGGCAACCTGAAAAAAACCGAGTGCAACCTCAACGACGGCGGCGAGTACAAGGATCGCATCAACTACATCCTGAAAGAAGGTGGCCACCAGTACCAGGGCGACAAGATCCAGATCAAGCACTTCTCCAACATCCTCGCCACCGAGGAAGGCAAACAGCGTCTGCGCGAAAACATCAAGCGCCCGCTGACGGGACTCAAGGCGGCGGCGTTTTACGGCTGTTACGTGCTGCGTCCGTCGGGACTCTCCGAGTACGACGACCCGGACAATCCCACCGAACTGGAAGAACTGTTCGAATTATTGGGAGCGACGCCCGTGTATTACGACAACCGCATCAAGTGCTGCGGTTTCCCCATCGTCATGATGAACAAGGAAGCCTCGCACGCCATGGCGGGCAACGCGCTCATCGACGCCGCCGAGCAGGGCGCCGACTGCGTGGTCACCGGCTGTCCCTTGTGTCATCTCAGTCTCGACTCCTACCAACCGGAAATCGAAAACCTGCGAGAGGCCGGTTACGTGATGCCGATCCTGCACCTGCCGCAACTGGTGGCGCTGGCTCTGGGCTTTTCGCCGGAAGAGATCGGCATGGACTCGCACATTGTGTCCACCACCGGCATCGACCGCATCCTGAAGCAGCACGCCTGA
- the waaC gene encoding lipopolysaccharide heptosyltransferase I: protein MQFSTLDAFVVAMNDKQIYLLPGLVAVFSLIYIKKGKGLYYIGTALAAVLVADFIVHQVLKPLFARPRPCHDLEFLVSLVTCSHSYSLPSSQAANLFAFATVTACFFRRSAIFVFLFALGGCISKLYQGVHYPSDVLLGMVVGTGMGFFFYKLSPQDWDLSAEVLPLNGPNWNIQRILLVRLSSLGDVIHTLPALRTLRQAFPNARITWVVEDKFKDVLHANPDLDEILVVRTRDWRKQPNLATLKEVKAFYRELRGRHFDLAIDIQGLIKTGVLAALSGAPLRVGFHRRDCREQWNALFTNIKVPEIGRGAHVVEKNLSMIRALGARKTSHEFPVRIPEQAESRAQSFIQSHPELGQRPIVVLHSGVGYKTKQWDLDRFARLGDRIYSELGANVLLTWGPGEQDKVGRLSQQMQHPHWVAPPSSLHESMALFNKACLFVGGDTGTLHLCVALGIPTVSLFGPTDPVYNGPFGTTHQVIVKKLPCSFCYKRTCPTHNECMDGITVDEVFETVRTRLNGSAHPEASRNQTQLKID, encoded by the coding sequence TTGCAATTTTCAACGCTGGATGCCTTTGTCGTTGCCATGAACGACAAGCAAATTTACCTGTTGCCGGGCCTGGTCGCCGTGTTTTCCCTTATATATATTAAAAAAGGAAAAGGCCTATACTATATAGGGACCGCATTGGCGGCGGTCCTGGTGGCCGATTTCATCGTGCACCAGGTGTTGAAGCCCCTGTTCGCGCGACCGCGTCCCTGTCACGACCTGGAGTTTTTGGTTTCGCTCGTTACCTGCTCGCACTCCTACTCGCTGCCCTCGTCCCAGGCGGCCAACCTGTTCGCCTTCGCCACCGTCACCGCCTGTTTTTTTCGCCGCTCCGCCATCTTCGTGTTTTTATTTGCGCTGGGCGGCTGCATCAGCAAACTGTACCAGGGCGTGCATTATCCATCGGACGTTTTGCTGGGAATGGTTGTGGGAACGGGCATGGGTTTCTTCTTTTATAAACTGTCGCCGCAAGACTGGGACCTCTCCGCCGAGGTGCTGCCGCTCAACGGACCCAACTGGAACATCCAGCGCATTCTGCTGGTGCGCCTCAGTTCGCTGGGCGATGTCATCCACACCTTGCCGGCCTTGCGCACGCTGCGCCAGGCCTTTCCCAACGCCCGCATCACCTGGGTGGTGGAAGACAAATTCAAAGACGTGCTGCACGCCAACCCGGACCTCGACGAAATATTGGTGGTGCGTACCCGCGACTGGCGCAAACAGCCCAATCTGGCAACGCTAAAGGAAGTGAAAGCGTTTTACCGCGAACTGCGCGGACGCCATTTTGATCTCGCCATCGACATTCAGGGCCTCATCAAAACCGGCGTGCTGGCGGCGCTTTCCGGCGCCCCGCTGCGCGTGGGGTTTCACCGGCGTGACTGCCGCGAACAGTGGAACGCACTGTTCACCAACATCAAAGTGCCGGAAATCGGACGCGGCGCCCACGTCGTCGAAAAAAATCTGTCGATGATTCGCGCCCTCGGCGCCAGGAAAACATCGCACGAGTTCCCGGTGCGTATCCCGGAACAGGCCGAAAGCCGGGCGCAATCCTTTATCCAGAGCCATCCCGAGCTCGGGCAGCGTCCTATCGTCGTCCTCCATTCCGGCGTCGGCTACAAGACCAAGCAATGGGACCTCGACCGTTTCGCCCGGTTGGGCGACCGGATTTATTCGGAACTCGGTGCCAACGTGTTATTGACGTGGGGACCCGGCGAGCAGGACAAGGTCGGCCGCCTGTCGCAGCAGATGCAGCATCCGCACTGGGTGGCGCCGCCCAGCAGCCTGCACGAAAGCATGGCGCTGTTCAACAAGGCCTGCCTGTTCGTCGGCGGCGACACCGGCACCCTGCACTTGTGCGTGGCGCTGGGAATTCCGACAGTGTCCTTGTTTGGACCCACCGATCCGGTTTATAATGGTCCCTTCGGCACGACGCACCAGGTGATCGTCAAAAAGCTGCCTTGCAGCTTCTGCTACAAACGAACCTGCCCCACCCACAACGAATGCATGGACGGCATAACGGTTGACGAAGTGTTCGAAACGGTGCGCACCCGTCTGAACGGCAGCGCTCATCCGGAAGCATCCCGGAACCAGACCCAACTCAAAATCGATTGA
- a CDS encoding succinate dehydrogenase/fumarate reductase iron-sulfur subunit, with protein MATFRIKRFNPEKQPEPYYEDFEYDFPEGATLLDCMNHIKWTMDGTLTFRMSCRSAICGSCGMKANGRAVLACQRQAGHLMRDGVVTVEPLGNMKPIKDMVVDFKPFWDKIDAVKPYMENKGKPPEKEHRMSPEQFKLIDDSSTCIMCGNCYSDCNVLEVDDNFLGPAALAKAQRFVGDSRDQTRKDRVKELSKPGGMWDCTHCAECVERCPKPAQPFYRIKELMTVALEEGVTNNNGARHALSFTKSIKHSGRLNENTLPVESVGYFNVKGLMDLLPIGLRMILKGKMPPIIHRSIDDQKDVKRIFEELGE; from the coding sequence ATGGCTACTTTTCGCATCAAGCGATTCAATCCGGAAAAACAGCCCGAACCGTATTACGAGGATTTCGAATACGATTTTCCGGAAGGGGCGACCCTGCTGGATTGCATGAACCATATCAAATGGACGATGGACGGCACGCTGACGTTCCGCATGTCCTGCCGCAGCGCCATTTGCGGTTCGTGCGGCATGAAGGCCAACGGCCGCGCCGTGCTGGCCTGCCAGCGCCAGGCCGGGCACCTGATGAGAGACGGCGTCGTTACCGTCGAACCGCTCGGCAACATGAAACCCATCAAGGACATGGTGGTGGATTTCAAGCCGTTTTGGGACAAGATCGACGCGGTCAAGCCGTACATGGAAAACAAGGGCAAGCCGCCGGAAAAGGAACACCGGATGAGTCCGGAGCAGTTCAAGCTGATCGACGACTCCAGCACCTGCATCATGTGTGGCAACTGTTACTCCGACTGCAACGTGCTGGAAGTGGACGACAACTTCCTCGGACCGGCGGCACTGGCCAAGGCGCAGCGCTTTGTGGGCGACTCGCGGGACCAGACGCGCAAAGACCGCGTCAAGGAACTCAGCAAGCCCGGCGGCATGTGGGACTGCACCCACTGCGCGGAATGTGTGGAGCGGTGTCCGAAACCGGCGCAGCCCTTCTACCGCATCAAGGAACTGATGACCGTGGCGCTGGAGGAAGGCGTGACCAACAACAACGGCGCGCGTCATGCGCTGTCGTTCACCAAATCGATCAAACACAGCGGGCGGCTGAACGAAAACACCCTGCCGGTCGAGTCGGTCGGCTATTTCAACGTCAAAGGCCTCATGGACCTTCTGCCCATCGGCCTGCGCATGATACTCAAGGGCAAGATGCCGCCCATCATTCATCGATCCATCGATGACCAGAAAGACGTGAAGCGAATCTTCGAGGAGTTGGGAGAATGA